The Gemmatimonadota bacterium DNA segment ACGGCAGCGCCGCGTAGGCCAGGGCCGGGGCGCGCATGAACCACAGTCTGAGAACCACGAAGATCGCAAGTCCGGCGATCAGCGCGATCCAGCCCAGGGCGATGGTCGAAGCGACGCCGTGCAGGTACGCGGCGAGACCAAAGAACAGCAGCGCCGTGAACAACGTCGAGTTAAACGAGGGCATGAAGAGATTGAAACCGCCGATCACCTGTGCCGCGCTGCGCCATTTCAGTCCATCCATGATCAGGGGGAGTCCGTCGGTCCGGGCAAGCCGCCACCTCGATCTCAGGCGGTCGAACGTGGAGCGAACGGGTTTTATGGCCCGGGTACGGTCGTATACCCATGCCTGGTCACTATACTGGATGACCACGTCGTGGCGTAGCAACCTGGTCATGAATCCCAGTACATTGTCCAGCCGGGGACTTTGCGCGCCGTGTTTTTCCACCAGCCGCCTGGAGACGCACAGACCGGTTCGATGGATTCCACCGGCCAGACGGAGATTCAGCGGCCAGCTTGTAAGCCAGCAGGGTTTCAAGGTGCTCAGCAGGGCCCTGCTCGCCGTGTTCCAGGTCCACTTTCTGCCCGTTACGCTGTATCCGGACTGGACGGCCAGGGCGCCCCGGGAGAGCTTGTCACTCATCACGGCCAGGTAGTTGGCGGAAATCCTGGACCGGACGTCCAGGATGACGTAGGCATCGTAGCGGTCTTTCGTGGTAAGCCGTTCCAGCACGCCGTGGACCGCCTCGTCCGCATCGGACCAGCGCTGCTTCCCGGCTCCGTAGACGACCGCTCCCTTGCGCCGCGCGGTGGTCGGCGTCTGGTCCGTGCAGTTCACCGGAGCGATGATCACGTCGAACATGCTCCGCGGATACTTGTTCCGGCGCAGATGATCCACGGTCCTGCCGATCGTTCCTTCGTCGTTCCCCACGGGCACCACCAGGGCGAAGACGTGCCGGGGAAAGATCAGCGGTACCTTGCCGCTTCCGCGGATCCGGCCGATGAAGCTCAACAGGAATCCATAGGCCACGAGAACGATCAATCCGGCCAGGACAACCGACTCGAGCAGCGACAGGTACGTCAAATCTTACACTCCATATGCGTGCGTGACCTTTTCAGGTTTGATAACGTTTTCAAGTTTGATATCGTTCATCGTACTGCTGTTTGTAATACGACCTGAAACCGCTTTCGTTCCGGATCTCCTGCCACCACTGCGGGTGGTCCACGTACCACCGGACCGTCCGGTCCAGCAGCGTGTCGAAGTCGAGGGACGGGCGCCATCCCAGGGCCTGGATGCGGCCGCAGTCCATGGCGTACCGCAGATCATGCCCGCTCCGGTCCGGGACGAACTCGCGCAGTCCCGCCGGCCGGTCGAGGATTTCCAGGACGCGGGCGGCCAGGTCCCGGCCATTGACTTCGCGGTTCGTGCCCACGTTGTACGCGTTCCCCGGCTTGCCGGACTCAAGCACCCGGTCGATGGCGGAACAGTGGTCTTCCACGTACAGGTAGTTGCGCACCGCGCTTCCGTCGCCGTACACCGGCAGCGGCTTGTACTCCAGTGCGTTCGTGATGAACAGGGGCAGGACCTTCTCCGGGTACTGATAGGGGCCGACGGTGTTCCCGCCCCGCGTGATCAGCACGGGCATGCCGTAGGTGGTGAAATAGGACTGGACCAGCAGCTCCGCCGCGGCCTTGCTGGCGGCGTAGGGATTGCGAGGCGCCAGGGCATCGCTTTCCACCGAGCAGCCTTCCGGTACGTGGCCGTACACTTCGTCGGTGGACACCTGCAGGAACCGCTTCACTTCCTGGTGCCGCGCCGCTTCGAGGAGGACGTACACCCCGTTGAAATTGGTTTCGATGAAGGAGGACGGGTCGAGGATGGACCGGTCCACATGGGATTCGGCCGCGAAATTGACGACCGTGTCGACCCCGCTCATCGCGTCGTCGACCGTGGCCCTGTCCCGGATATCCCCGTGAACGAACCGGAACCGGTCCGAACCCACGCTATCGTCGATATTGGCCAGACTGCCGGCGTAGGTCAGCGCATCAAGCACCACGACCCGCGTTTCGGGACGGTGTTTCAGTGCGTATCGAACGAAGTTACTGCCGATGAACCCGGCTCCACCGGTAACCAGCATGGCATCCATAGAAAGCCTGGCTCCTCAGGATTTGATCCGTCCATCGTCCGAATAACCGCGTTGCTCCCAGTATCCCTTGTGGTTCTTGCGGGTGACTTCGATCCGGGTAATCCACTTGACCTGCTTGTATCCATACATGCCGGGCATGACCAGGCGCACGGGCGATCCATGTTTAGCCCACAGCGGCTCGTCGTTCATCTCGAGGGCCAGCATGCTGCTCTTCTTCAATGCCTCGCCCACGGGTACACTGCTTTCATACTCGTCCGCCCCGTAGAAAATGACGTCACGGGCTTCCGGGTCCATGCCCGCTTTTTCAAGCAGGTCGCGCAGCCGAACACCGACCCACCGCGCCCTGCCCTGGGCGCCGCCGACGCAACGGAGGATACTCTCCTGCGTGACCTGCGGCCACTCGTGCAATTCATCGTACCTCAGTGCGTATGGAGTCGAAACGGCGCCTTCAATCTCGAGCCGTTCCTTTTCGACGTCGATTTTCGGTGGAAAGGAGACAATAGCTACGGCGAAAAACCTGCGCAGGGGAGTCAGGCCCTCGTCGTCCTTTTCAACGGGTACAAACAGGGGGCCGGCCAGGGACTGAAGCGTGGGAAGCGTAGCCCCGCCGGCAACGAGTCCGGCCGCGAGGGTCTCCAGGAAATGTCGCCGGTCCATGCAAAGATCCTGTCGGGATCGGGATGGGTCTGATCCGAATGGGTCTGATCCGGATGGGTTTTGCGTAGTCTGACCGTTGATTCGGATACCAGACTCGCCGCGGGTCCTATCTCCACGCCTGCCATAAGGTTACACACGTGTAGTACGCCTGTCAAGGCATTTGGGGGCATACCCGGGGGAATGAAACGGTGTGGAAGGGGCGGGTCGCATCGGAGGAATGAAACGGTCTGGGAGGCGCCAGGGCGCATCGGGGTTTGATAATTGGACGGCCAGGGATTAGAATACCAGAGCGCATTGGAACGGAATTGGCATGAATCGGTGAATGCGGGCGAATTCAGCCAAACCATATCCCGCGAAACCATATCCCACGAAACCAAACGAGGAAGGACAGCTACATGTCGCTCGAGAACAAGACGGTCGTTATTACCGGCGCGGCGATGGGCATTGGACGGGCCGCGGCCCTGTGCTGCGCGGAAGCCGGGGGGCGGACCGTCCTGGCCGATATCGAAGAAACCCGGCTGAAAGAGACCTTCGGCGATATACACGCTGCGGGCGGCGAGGCTTCATACCAGGTGGTGGACGTTTCGGACGCCCGGCAGGTCGAGGCGCTGATGGCGGGCGCGGTCGAAGACTTCGGACGGATCGACGCGCTCATCAACAGCGCGGGCATCCTTGAGGGCGCCTTCGTGCCCGTGGACGAGCTGGACGAGGAAGTGTGGCAACGCGTGATGGACGTTAACCTGAAAGGGTCCTTTCTTACCTGCAAGTACGCCGCGGCCGTGATGAAGGAACAGCAAAAGGGCGTCATCGTCCTGCTGTCCTCCGGAGCCGGCGTCCGGGGAGGCAGTTCATCGGTGGCCTACGGGACCAGCAAGGGGGCCGTGCACGGGCAGGCGGTCGTCCTCGAGAGCCAGCTTTCGCCCTTCGGAATACGCGTGCACGCGGTCTGTCCGGGGGGGATCGCAACGCCCATGAAGCTCCGGAATATCGCCCAGGGGGCCGAATCCCAGGGGGGATCGGTGGAAGAAGCGCTCAAGCAGGCGGAAACATATCTGGGCGACCCCGATGGCGTGGGCAGGATCCTGGCCTTCCTCGTATCCGATCAGGCCGACCATCTCCGCCAGACCGTCTTTACGCGGTGATCGTGGACGCGAAGGCGTAGCACACCTCGTGACGGTATTCGTCATCCGGTTGCAGGATGACCGTAGGCCATCCCGGCGTCCCCTGTCGGTTGACCGCGTCCGGAAAAGCCTGCGTCTCCAGGCAGAAACCGTGGTGACTGCCGTACACGGCGCCTCGCTTGCCGGTGAGTGCATCGGTCAAGTTATTCCCCGTGTAGAACTGTACGCCCGGTTGATCGGTCCGGACCGCCATGGCCAGACCCGAGCGGCGTGAAGCGACCTGAGCAGCCGGCCTCACCCGCCCACCCGCTTCGCGCAGGACGAAGTTGTGGTCGTATCCACCTGGACCTCCCGTACCGTCGGGCTTCCGCGTACCAGCGGGCTCCCGCGGACCCGCGGACTCCGGCGGACCAGATTGGGAAACCGCGTCCATCTCCGCGGCGATGGTTTTCGGTTCCGTGAAGTCGAAGGGCGTCCCGGCGACCGGCCTGATTTCGCCCGTGGGAATGAGATAGCCGTCGACGGGCGTGTAGGCGTCGGCGAACAACGTAACCTCGTGGTCCAGCACCGGGCCGGCCTGGTGCCCGTTCAGGTTCCAGTAGGAATGATTGGTCAGGTTCACCACCGTGGACCGGTCGGTCCGCGCCGTCATCGAAATTCGTAGTTCGTCGTCTCCGGTAAGCGTGTAGATAACCGTCGTTTCCACCGTGCCGGGATATCCTTCCTCCCCGTCCACGCTCGTATAGGTCATCTCGACGTAGGGTCCGTCTTCGCGCTGGCCGAAGTCCTGCGGTTCCCAGAACTGCTTGTCGAATCCGCCCGGTCCCCCGTGGATGTGATTTGGGCCGGCCCCGTCGTTGATCGCCAGCTGGTAATCCCGCCCTTCCAGCTTGAACCTGCCGCCGGCGATTCGGTTGGCGCAGCGGCCGACCGTGGTCCCGAAGAACGGATGCCCCCCCAGGTATTCATCAAGCGTATCGAAACCAAGTACTACGTCCACGAGATGCCCTGCCGTGTCCGGGATCTCCAGGGACTGTAGAATCCCGCCGTAATTCGTCACGCGCGCGGCCGCGCCGCTCGCTCCGTTCAACGTGTAGAGATAAACGGGCCGGGACCTGAAAGTCCCCCAGATGGTCTCTTCTACGGCACCCATCGCTCTTACCTCCTCAAACCGAAAATAATCGACAGGTCAGGCTCGATCAATGAAATGTCGGGACGGTTCCGGTCCATGGATTCGAGAGCTGGTTCGCCGAATCGACTGATTGGAGATAGGATCGCGGGTCGCCTGCGAAACGGATACTGACGATGCACTTTCGGTAGGAGAAGCCTATCCCATGGTCGAAACACATTCGGCGGACGCCGTGCAATCGGCAGTCGCCATGCAGTCGAAAGAACGACTTTCCGCGGCTTGTCCGGTCCCGTTCTCACCAGACGAGGTATCCCAATGGGAACGAAAGGGCCGTGGACTGGCCGTTTTCCGGTGTCCCGACACGTTTTCACTGCCTGAGGTCGAGTCCCGTCCCGGTACGGCCATCCTGGTCGATCCGGATGAAGGGCGGGAGATCCCGGGCGAACCCGACCGTCTTGTGCTGAAGTTGACGTCTCGGTGCACGCCACATCTGAACAGCGTGGTGAATCGCATCGTGCTACCGGCGTACAGGCGGTACATCCCCCTGTATCTGTTTGCCTCATGGAAAGAGGAGGACCTGGACACCGGGGCGGTTCGAATGCCGGACAAAGAAGAGATTGAAGCGGCGATTTTGCCGCTCTTGAAAGAACAGCTTCGGTATCTGCTGGCTTTCACTTGCGTCGTGTTTCCCAATACCGAAGCGCTGTATGCGTCGAGGAAGCCCTGGCTGACCCCCTTGGAAGTCATGATGCGCGAAGGACTTACCCGGGCAGGCCTGCCTCACCGGCTTCACGTTCGGCTGGGACCGGCCTGCGTCGACGCACTGGTCGGCGACCCGCACGATGTCGACCCGCCCGATGGCGACCCGCACGATGTCGACCCGCATGATGGCGACCCGCATGATGGCGACCTGCACGACGGCGACCCGTACAGTGGCGCCGTTGCTGTGGAGATCGACGGCAGGGCGTTTGACCGTGACGACCGGCTCCGGACGGACACGGTGCTGATCGAAAAACTCGGTATTCGTGAAGTCATCCGGTTCAGCGGGAGTGAAGTCGTGCACGATCTCGATGCGTGTGTCGAGAAAGTACGTTCGACGCTGACGGCACGGGGAAGTGGAACCGGCCAGGGTCATGGAACCGGCCCTGCAAACGAGCCGCCGATCCGGATACCCGATCCGAAACCTGGCCTGGCCGGGGAGCAGGCCAGGTGCCTGGACCCCCGGGCCGGTGTGGTGCTCACCCTCGCCCCGGCGGGTTCCGGCAAGACGCGGGTGTTGACGCGTAGGGTGGTGGAAGCCGTTCGAGGCGGCATTAAACCCGATCGAATTCTTTGCGTGGTCTTCAACAAGGCGGCGAGTGAGGTGATGTCCGAGCGTATACACGGCGACGCCGGACTGCATGGCGTCCATATCCGCACGTTGCACAGTCTGGGATTTGAGATCTGCAGGCAGGCGCCGGGCAGCCCCTACACGGGTTACGGCGTCGTTACCGAGCAGACGCTGCCGGGCGGACTGACCGATCTGTTCAGGAAGGTACTGAAAGCAGATTTCGAGCAGCACGCCGCCGCCTTGCCCTATCCATTCCCCGAACATCTCGTCGTCGCGTACGAGGAAGCGGCATCTCGGTACAGGAGAACGTTGATGCCCATCGGTGGAGACGACTCCGGCGTCGAGATCGAAGGGTTCGATGGCGACCAGGCGCGCAGAATCAGCGAGGATGTGGATAGCCGGATGAAAGAAAAAGCCCTGATGACCTTCGACGAACAGTTGTTTCGGGCCGTGGAAATCCTCCTGGAGCATCCCGCAACGCGTTCGGTCTACCTGCACCGCTTCGATTCGGTCCTCGTGGACGAGGTTCAGGACCTCACCCCCGTACAGTTCCTGATGCTCCGGCTGCTCTCCCTGCCCCTGAACAATCTGTTCGCGGTGGGCGATGACGACCAGATGATCAACACCTTCACAGGGGCGGACCCCGAGAACATCCGCTCGTTTCAACGGTGGTATCCGGGCGCGGCGATCCACACCCTGGGCGCGAATTACCGGTGCAGGCCGGACATCGTAACCCGTTCCGCCAGCGTCATTTCCCACAACGTCAACCGCTTCGACAAGCCCATCCGCCCCGTACAGACCAAGGCCGGACCGGCCAGAGACACCATCCGGGTCATCGCATGTCCTTCGCTGGAATCGGAAACAGATGCCGTGGTACGCACGATCCGCCGGTGGAGAAAAGGGGGTTACGGATACGGGGACATGGCCGTTCTGGTCCGGGTCCAGTCGATCGCAGCGCCCCTGCAGTCCGCGTTCAAGGAGGCGGACCTGCCCTTTGACCCGATGGACGCCGGCGCGTTGTTCCAATCCCATGCGGGAAGGACTCTGGGTGCGTATCTCGACGTCATCGCCTGCAATCAGCGGGCCGATCCCCGGTCCTATGCCCTCAGTCTTTCATTTCCTTCCAGGCGACTCTCCAATGAGCAGTTGCGCGAAGCGGCGGCACTCGGCCACCGTTTCTTCGAGCGAACGGACCGTCTGCACCGTGATGTGTCCGCCAGTCTGGAGGAATACCGAGGAGCCATCGAAATCCTGCGCGGCGTCTACACGTCTCCAGACGGGTCTCCTGTTGCATTTCTCGAAGACTTGCTGGATCGAACGGGCCTTGGCGCATACTACAAGAGGCAGGAGGAGAACAGCCGGCAGCGCATGGGCGCATCTGACGTGGAATCCATCGATTCGATTCGTCAGATAGCGGCCCGGTATGCATGCAAGACAGCCTTCGTGGAATCGTACCTGGGGACCATGGCCGCCGAAACCACCGAGAACCAGATGGACCGCCTTTATGCCGGTGCGTCCCTGGCGGAATCGGGAAATGATGCGAAATCGGCGGAAATGCCTGTAGACACATCGTCAGGCAGCGATCGCGTTACCATAACCACGATTCACCGGAGCAAGGGGGACGAATACAAGGGTGTCATCCTCTTCAACGTGGTGGAGGACATCCTGCCCCACAGACGGATGACCGGATCAGAAGCGGATATCGAGGAGGAACGGCGCGTATTCTACGTTGCCCTGACGCGGGCCGAGGAGAGGCTGTGCATCACGACGCAGCGGAAGCATCCTTCCCGGTTCCTGGCCGAGATGAAGTCTGCCGCTGGAGGTAGCCTGCTGTCGCATATTCGTGGCCGGCTGCCGGGCCTCTGCTGCCGACTGATGCGCCTCCGCACCCGGCTAGCGCGCCTTCGCGGCTGGCTGTCGCCGCGGTCAATCAGACGTATTTTGCGCCGTCTGCTACCTTGATCCGCCTGCCGCGTCCACTGGCCAGGTCTCGAGCCCGTCCGGGGTCAGGACGGCGTACGAACGGGCCAGGTTCGCCACAGGACAGCTGTGTACCGGCACTATGCGGATCTTCGACCCGATGGCCAGGTCGAACCCGTTGCGCGCGACCATACCGTGCTCCTCCGAGACTTTTTCGACGATCATTTCGCAATCGGACTCGAGGTATCCAGAAGCCGGATAGGCCGTGCCAAAGCCCTGGTTACCCGTCATGCCGTGGACACCCGTATCCGAAGTCAGCGTCTTCGACCCGGCGTCCGTCACGAAGTAGTGTTCGTTCCTGCTGATCACCGTAGACAGCACTGTCAGGGAGACGTCGACAACCCGGGCTACGCCCACGCGTATGGGGAGCAGATCGAGAAAAACATAGTTCCCGGGCCTGATTTCCGTGATTCCGTCGAAACGCTCCGCGGCCAGGACGGCCGGCGTAGCGCCCACGGAAACCTCCCGGACTGGAACGCCGTCCGCCTGCAAGGCATCGCGCACGGCGACCATGGTTTGCCGCTCCGATTCGGCGACCCCGGCGGCCTCTTCCCTGGATTTCGAACCGTACACGTGGCCTGCGTGGGAGAGGATGCCGCGGAATTCCAGGTTGTCATGGTCGTGGATCAGCCCGGCCAGCTCCCCGATACGTGGGTCGTCGGGCAGTAGGCCGCACCGATGCAGTCCCACGTCGATTTTAAGAAACAGTCCGACGGTCCGCCCATGGGCCGCCGCGCACTCGCCCGCCACCTGGATGCCTTCCTTCGAGTCGGTCACCACGCGCAAGTCGGTGCCATGAGCCTTTACGGCGGACAGCAGCCGGTCCCACTTCGGCGGCGATACCACCGGCCGGGCGACGGTGATGAACTCGAACCCGCCCTCGATGAAGACCTGCGCCTCGACCACCGTTGCGACAGTGACGCCCGATGCACCCAGACCGATCTGCCTTCGTCCGATTTCCAGGGACTTGTGGGTCTTGATGTGGGGACGCAGCGCGACGCCGTGCCGGTCCGCCAGGTCCTGCATGGCGCGCAGATTGCCCATCATTCGGGTCTCATCGAGCAATACGACGGGCGTTTCCACCTTGTTGAGCATCTCGTCTGTGTGCATGGCTGGATCCATAACCGTGTCACCGATGGGTAATGCGCCGCGTTGGATGTTCCTAGATTATACGAAGCGCGTCAACCCCGCGGTGCGTGTCCGCCCGGCCATCCTACCACCCAGGCCATCCACCCAGGCTATCCTACTACCCAGGCCATCCTACCTCCCCGGCCATCAACCCCGGTCGTCCTTCCCGTCCGCCTTTCGTGCAGTTTTCCAACTTGACACGGCATACAAATGAAAGGCACATTTTGCCGTGGAATAACTGGAAAAAGTCCACAAATCACCTTGGGGAGCCTAGCATGGATCGACCGAAAGCGGCGGACCTGGCAAGGCTGTACGTTGAGCGATCGAATCGTCACGTGCTGGACGATGTGTTTCCCCTGTTCGACCCTGAAGCCACCTACCGGTCGTCGCAGTTCGGTCTGTTCGAGGGTCTGGACCAGATCCGGGACATGATGACCGGTTTCTTTGCCACCTTTCCCGACGTGCACTGGACAGTGGAAGACTATCGCGCGGAATCTGACGACACGGCTTCCTTCGAGTTCACGATGCGGGCTAGCCATGCCGAAACAGGGCAGGCCGTGGAGCGCCGGGGGCTCGAAACGATCACCTTCACGGAGGAAGGACTGATCCGCCACGTCGAGGTCGAAGTCCTGCAGTCAGGTTGATTGGTGGCCGGCCGGACTGACACGCAACCAGATTGACGGGCCGGCCGAAATCTTCCAAACGCGCTGTTTGCAGATCGTCTCCAGATAATGCATCCCCTACTCCCCGAAATACTTGGCGCGGAAGAACGCATCAAATCCCGTGTCCTGCAAACGCCCCTGATCCACTCCATGCCGCTTTCAACCCAAACCGGGGCGGATGTCTACTTGAAGATGGAAAGCGAGCAGCACACCAATTCCTTCAAGGCACGCGGGGCCATGAACAAGGTGCTGTCGTTGACCGGGGAGGAGATGTCACGGGGCGTGGTGACGTCCTCGACGGGCAACCACGCGCAGGGCGTCGCCCGGGCCTGCATGATCACCGATTGTCCGGGGACGATCTTTTTGCCCAAAGGCGTCGATCCTTCCAAGATAGAAGCGATCAAACAGTATCCTGTTGACCTGGTCTTCCACAACGGCAACCCGCTCGAAACGGAATTGCATGCCAAGCAGCAGGCTGCCGTCCTGGGCAGGACCTGGATTTCGCCCTATAACGATCCGCAGATCATCGGCGGCCAGGGAACGATCGGCATCGAGCTGTCGCAGCAACTGCCCGCCATCGACGATGTGTTCGTTACCGTCGGCGGCGGCGGGCTGATCGGCGGGATCGCCGTTTATCTGAAGTCGCATAGACCCGGCACGCGGATCATCGGCTGCCAGCCCGAACGGTCGGCGGCCATGTATCACTGCGTTCGCGCGGGACGCATCGTCAGCACCGAGCACGGCGAAACGCTTTCCGACGGTTCGGCAGGCGATGTGGAGCCGGGATCGATCACCTTCCCGGTCTGCCGCGACCTGGTCGACGATTACATCCTGGTCCCGGAGCAGGAAATCGGCGACGCCATCCGGTTCATGGTCCACGAGCACCACAAAATCGTCGAAGGCGCCGCCGGCGTTGCCGTGGCCAGCCTGCTTCAACAGAAAGATCAATTCCGTGGGCATACCGTGGTCCTTGTCATCTGCGGCGCAAACATTGCCGCCTCCACGCTCAGGACCGTACTGGCATCTTGAGTTTTAAGGTTCAGCCTACGACTTCATATCATTTCCCTATCGTCTCCTTGACACCTCTCAATATACGGAAAAGTCCTATGCCCCAGTCACTTCCGAACATCCTTTTCATCATGTCCGACGACCACGCGTCGCACGCCATCAGCGCCTATGGCAGCCGGATCAACACAACGCCCCATATCGACCGCATCGCCGCGGAAGGCATGCGTTTCGACAACTGCTTCTGCACCAATTCCATCTGCACCCCCAGCCGGGCGGCCATTCTGACGGGCACGTACAACCACGTAAACGGCGTCACCACCCTGTCTACCCACCTGGACGGCCGGCTGCTGAACTATCCCAAGGTGCTGCAGGAACACGGGTACCAGACGGCGGTGGTGGGCAAGTGGCACCTGGGGCACGGCGGCATCCACGATCCTACGGGTTTCGACTACTGGAACGTCCTGCCCGGCCAGGGCCTGTACCACGATCCCGAGATGATCGAGATGGGCGAGCGGTCGACGCGAAGCGGGTACACCACCGACCTGATCACCGATTATTCGCTGGAATGGCTTCGCGGACGCGACCGGGATCGCCCCTTTTGCCTCATGGTGCATCACAAAGCACCGCACCGGCCCTGGGAGCCCGATGACAAACACGCCGCGATGTACGAAGACGAGGATATCCCGGAGCCGGAGACCTTCGACGACGACTATGCCAACCGGGCCCAGGCTGCCGCGGCCGCCCGGATGCGCGTCGAACGCGATCTCAACGCCGAGGACCTGAAGGTGCCCGTGCCGGAGGGCCTGTCTCCAGCCGAAGAGAAAAGCTGGAAGTACCAGCGGTATATCAAGGACTACCTGCGGTGCGTGGCCTCGATCGACGACAACGTAGGCAGGCTGCTGGACTTCATCGACGAAGAGGACATCGGCGAGGAAACCATCGTGATCTACACGTCGGACCAGGGATTTTTCCTCGGCGACCACGGCTGGTACGACAAGCGCTTCATGTACGAGGAATCCCTGCGCATGCCCTTCCTGATCCGCTACCCGCGGGAGGTGGCGCCGGGCAGCGTGAACGGCGACATGATCCTGAATGTCGACTTCCCGGTGACCTTCCTGGACTGTGCCGGCGTGGATATACCGTCCTCATTCCAGGGACGCACGTTCCGGCCCCTGCTGAGCGCCGAGACCCCGGCCGATTGGCAGACGTCCATGTACTACCGGTACTGGATGCACGGCGCCCACCACAACGTCTGCGCCCACTACGGCGTCCGGACCCTGCGGTACAAGCTGATCTACTACTACGGCGATCCGCTCGGTCAGGAAGGCGCGATCGGCCCGAAGACGCAGCCGGAATGGGAACTCTTCGACCTGGAAAAAGACCCCTGCGAGATGAACAGCGTGTACGCGGATCCCGAATACGCGGAGGTGGTCGCGGAGTTGAAGGCGGAGCTGGCGCGGCTGCAGGAGAAAGTAGGGGATGAGGCGTACGAAGCTCAGTTAGTTGACTGATTCAGTGGACACCTTTTTCGTTTTCCCAGCTTAGAATGGGCAGACATTACACATGGCAAAGTATATCAAATGAACAAACCCATCACACCAGGCGAGATTCTGCTTGAGGAATATCTCAAGCCAATGGGCATTTCGCAGAACGCCATGGCGCGTGCTGTCGGGGTTGCGCCTCGTGCAATCAACGAGATTGTACATGGACGCCGGTCGATTACGCCATCCATGTCGATTCGCTTTGGGGCCTTTTTCAATCAGTCAGACCAGTTCTGGCATGGGATACAGGTGGAATGTGACTTTAGAAAGCTTGCCAGGGACAGACTTCGTATCATCGACGGGATCCAACCTGCTGCGACACTGAATCGGAATCCCTGACTCGTGCGCGAAGGGTGGATCAACTCCTTAGCAATGGAAATGAGATGCGTACCGATGATCAAATCGACCTTAAACGAGAAATGGCAGACTACCATCCCGGCCGATGTACGTAAAGCACTTCGACTCAAGCCACGGCAACGGCTTATCTATGAGTTGATTCCAGGCGGGGTCGTGGTGAAAGTCGAGTCTGAAACGCTTAAGGATCTGTATGGCTTACTCGCAGATGGCAAACCATCCACATCGAAGACCGAGGAACGAAGCGCTGTGCGAGCAGCCAGAGCGGCAAGATATAAATAACAAGTTCCTGCTGGACACCAATGCGCTTCTGCGAATCCTTCGAGGCGACCACGTAGCGACATTCGACAGGGACTTTGACCGGTTCCACGACGTTATACGCTGGCAGTTCAGCAGTTAGGCCACTTCTTTCGGCAAGCCAATCCACCAACAAACAAAAAGGCATCCGGGACCAAATGTCCTGGATGCCTTTTTAATAGCAACAGCTTTATCAGTGTTTTACGTCTGATCGATCAGCCGCCGCCGGCCAGCAATCAGCCAACGGCCCGGTCGTAGATCAGGTGCCACTGGCCGCCGATCAGGCGTCGCCCGCTGCCACCTTGCCCTGGGTGGGCTGGAAGTGTACCGCGGCGATGGCCTCGCGTACCTTGTCCACGTTCTCGGTGAACAGAATACCGAGCTGGGTCAGCGTCCGGTCCATCCGCGTGTTCTTGTCGTGCACGGGGAAGATGTGCAGGTTCTGGACCCGTGCTCTCACATCGTCCACCATCTCGCCGGCCATG contains these protein-coding regions:
- a CDS encoding alanine racemase; this encodes MHTDEMLNKVETPVVLLDETRMMGNLRAMQDLADRHGVALRPHIKTHKSLEIGRRQIGLGASGVTVATVVEAQVFIEGGFEFITVARPVVSPPKWDRLLSAVKAHGTDLRVVTDSKEGIQVAGECAAAHGRTVGLFLKIDVGLHRCGLLPDDPRIGELAGLIHDHDNLEFRGILSHAGHVYGSKSREEAAGVAESERQTMVAVRDALQADGVPVREVSVGATPAVLAAERFDGITEIRPGNYVFLDLLPIRVGVARVVDVSLTVLSTVISRNEHYFVTDAGSKTLTSDTGVHGMTGNQGFGTAYPASGYLESDCEMIVEKVSEEHGMVARNGFDLAIGSKIRIVPVHSCPVANLARSYAVLTPDGLETWPVDAAGGSR
- a CDS encoding nuclear transport factor 2 family protein, whose translation is MDRPKAADLARLYVERSNRHVLDDVFPLFDPEATYRSSQFGLFEGLDQIRDMMTGFFATFPDVHWTVEDYRAESDDTASFEFTMRASHAETGQAVERRGLETITFTEEGLIRHVEVEVLQSG
- a CDS encoding UvrD-helicase domain-containing protein gives rise to the protein MVETHSADAVQSAVAMQSKERLSAACPVPFSPDEVSQWERKGRGLAVFRCPDTFSLPEVESRPGTAILVDPDEGREIPGEPDRLVLKLTSRCTPHLNSVVNRIVLPAYRRYIPLYLFASWKEEDLDTGAVRMPDKEEIEAAILPLLKEQLRYLLAFTCVVFPNTEALYASRKPWLTPLEVMMREGLTRAGLPHRLHVRLGPACVDALVGDPHDVDPPDGDPHDVDPHDGDPHDGDLHDGDPYSGAVAVEIDGRAFDRDDRLRTDTVLIEKLGIREVIRFSGSEVVHDLDACVEKVRSTLTARGSGTGQGHGTGPANEPPIRIPDPKPGLAGEQARCLDPRAGVVLTLAPAGSGKTRVLTRRVVEAVRGGIKPDRILCVVFNKAASEVMSERIHGDAGLHGVHIRTLHSLGFEICRQAPGSPYTGYGVVTEQTLPGGLTDLFRKVLKADFEQHAAALPYPFPEHLVVAYEEAASRYRRTLMPIGGDDSGVEIEGFDGDQARRISEDVDSRMKEKALMTFDEQLFRAVEILLEHPATRSVYLHRFDSVLVDEVQDLTPVQFLMLRLLSLPLNNLFAVGDDDQMINTFTGADPENIRSFQRWYPGAAIHTLGANYRCRPDIVTRSASVISHNVNRFDKPIRPVQTKAGPARDTIRVIACPSLESETDAVVRTIRRWRKGGYGYGDMAVLVRVQSIAAPLQSAFKEADLPFDPMDAGALFQSHAGRTLGAYLDVIACNQRADPRSYALSLSFPSRRLSNEQLREAAALGHRFFERTDRLHRDVSASLEEYRGAIEILRGVYTSPDGSPVAFLEDLLDRTGLGAYYKRQEENSRQRMGASDVESIDSIRQIAARYACKTAFVESYLGTMAAETTENQMDRLYAGASLAESGNDAKSAEMPVDTSSGSDRVTITTIHRSKGDEYKGVILFNVVEDILPHRRMTGSEADIEEERRVFYVALTRAEERLCITTQRKHPSRFLAEMKSAAGGSLLSHIRGRLPGLCCRLMRLRTRLARLRGWLSPRSIRRILRRLLP
- a CDS encoding threonine/serine dehydratase, producing the protein MHPLLPEILGAEERIKSRVLQTPLIHSMPLSTQTGADVYLKMESEQHTNSFKARGAMNKVLSLTGEEMSRGVVTSSTGNHAQGVARACMITDCPGTIFLPKGVDPSKIEAIKQYPVDLVFHNGNPLETELHAKQQAAVLGRTWISPYNDPQIIGGQGTIGIELSQQLPAIDDVFVTVGGGGLIGGIAVYLKSHRPGTRIIGCQPERSAAMYHCVRAGRIVSTEHGETLSDGSAGDVEPGSITFPVCRDLVDDYILVPEQEIGDAIRFMVHEHHKIVEGAAGVAVASLLQQKDQFRGHTVVLVICGANIAASTLRTVLAS